The following proteins are encoded in a genomic region of Limosilactobacillus reuteri subsp. reuteri:
- a CDS encoding FAD-dependent oxidoreductase has product MAEQHLYDLIIVGAGPAGLSAGLYAGRATLDTLILEGDTVGGQVTTTSVVYNYPAVEKVDGTQLMNQMQSQVASFGVEIQHDAVEKFDLTGEVKTLIGKSGQKYTARSVIIATGANPKKVGFPGENEFRGRGIAYCSTCDGELFTGLQVFVVGGGYAAAEEADYLSRFAKHVTVLVRGDHFACPVLTAKRALDNPKVSVEYNTEVKEVSGDDYLTTATLVNNKTGEETVYHVDDGDQTFGMFIYIGTQPATKALANILDLDDRGYIMTDENGKTNIDGVYAAGDVIHKNLRQIVTAASDGAVASTAAERYIILQKEKQGIPIHAETNKKPAKTVGQTSELSQQENTTSHEGNWLPAEIDQQLQPIFARLTKDIKLQVLTNGTELSNQLVSFVEEFASLDKHLQMETKPAPADVKYLPQLRLLDADGNDTGLHYAGIPTGHELNSLVLGVYNVAGPGQTIAPEMVERIKKLAPTKIRIGVSLTCHFCPDVVAACQRMASLNTGITATMIDLQHFPELRKEKKIMSVPATMIDDDPVIFGSQSLEELVTAVEKHHQN; this is encoded by the coding sequence ATGGCAGAACAACATTTATATGATTTAATCATCGTTGGTGCTGGACCAGCGGGATTATCTGCTGGTTTATATGCTGGACGTGCAACCCTGGATACATTGATTTTAGAAGGAGATACTGTCGGCGGTCAGGTAACAACGACCTCGGTGGTTTATAATTATCCAGCTGTCGAAAAAGTCGACGGTACCCAATTGATGAACCAGATGCAAAGCCAGGTCGCTAGCTTTGGGGTTGAAATTCAACATGATGCGGTTGAAAAGTTTGATCTTACTGGTGAAGTTAAGACATTGATTGGCAAGAGTGGTCAAAAATATACTGCCCGAAGCGTAATTATTGCGACTGGTGCTAACCCTAAAAAAGTTGGTTTTCCCGGTGAAAATGAATTCCGTGGACGGGGAATTGCTTATTGCTCAACTTGTGATGGCGAACTTTTTACCGGTCTTCAAGTCTTTGTCGTTGGTGGCGGATATGCGGCCGCTGAAGAAGCTGACTATTTGAGCCGCTTTGCCAAGCACGTTACTGTTTTAGTTCGTGGCGATCATTTTGCATGTCCTGTATTGACGGCTAAGCGTGCCTTGGATAATCCTAAAGTTAGTGTGGAATACAATACTGAGGTAAAGGAAGTTAGTGGGGATGATTACCTTACTACTGCTACCTTGGTTAATAATAAGACTGGCGAAGAGACGGTTTACCATGTCGATGATGGTGACCAGACATTTGGGATGTTCATTTATATTGGTACGCAACCAGCAACGAAAGCATTAGCTAATATCCTTGATTTGGATGATCGGGGCTATATCATGACGGATGAAAATGGTAAGACAAACATCGATGGCGTTTACGCTGCTGGGGATGTTATCCATAAAAATCTTCGTCAGATCGTGACAGCTGCATCCGATGGGGCGGTTGCTTCTACTGCTGCAGAACGATACATTATTTTGCAAAAGGAAAAGCAAGGTATCCCAATTCATGCAGAAACTAATAAAAAGCCTGCTAAGACTGTGGGGCAGACGAGCGAACTTAGTCAACAAGAAAACACTACGTCGCATGAAGGAAACTGGTTGCCAGCTGAGATTGACCAACAATTGCAGCCAATCTTTGCCCGTTTGACTAAGGATATTAAACTCCAAGTGTTAACCAATGGGACAGAGCTTAGCAATCAGTTAGTTAGCTTTGTTGAAGAATTTGCTTCACTTGATAAGCACCTGCAGATGGAGACTAAACCGGCGCCAGCGGACGTAAAGTACTTACCACAATTGCGCTTGCTTGATGCGGATGGTAATGATACTGGCTTACATTATGCGGGGATTCCAACTGGTCACGAATTAAACTCCTTAGTTCTAGGTGTCTACAACGTTGCCGGTCCTGGACAAACAATTGCACCAGAAATGGTAGAACGAATTAAGAAACTTGCGCCGACTAAGATTCGGATTGGCGTTTCCTTAACTTGTCATTTCTGTCCTGATGTTGTTGCGGCTTGTCAACGGATGGCTTCTCTCAACACGGGAATTACTGCTACAATGATTGATCTGCAACACTTCCCAGAATTACGGAAAGAAAAGAAGATCATGAGTGTTCCAGCGACGATGATTGATGATGACCCAGTTATTTTTGGAAGTCAATCATTGGAAGAACTAGTTACGGCAGTTGAAAAACATCATCAAAATTAA
- the ahpC gene encoding alkyl hydroperoxide reductase subunit C: MNFVGHEIEDFKVNAYHDGETTEVSKKDVLGKWSVFFFYPADFSFVCPTELEALQDKYEDFKKANAEIYSVSEDTEFVHKAWAQASDKIGKIKYSMLADPAGKLARMFDVLDEDAGQAYRGVFIIDPDGIIQSYTINNMGIGRSADEILRTLQAAQFVREHGDRVCPANWKPGQDSIKPSLDLVGKL, encoded by the coding sequence ATGAACTTTGTAGGACATGAAATTGAAGATTTTAAGGTAAATGCTTATCATGATGGTGAAACAACCGAAGTATCCAAGAAGGATGTTTTAGGTAAGTGGAGTGTTTTCTTCTTCTACCCAGCTGACTTTTCATTTGTTTGTCCAACTGAATTGGAAGCTTTGCAAGATAAGTACGAAGACTTCAAGAAAGCAAATGCCGAGATTTACTCTGTTTCTGAGGATACCGAATTTGTCCACAAGGCATGGGCTCAGGCTTCTGACAAGATTGGCAAGATCAAATATTCAATGCTTGCTGACCCAGCTGGTAAGTTAGCCCGAATGTTCGATGTTCTTGACGAAGACGCTGGTCAAGCATACCGGGGAGTCTTCATCATTGATCCTGATGGTATTATCCAATCCTACACAATTAACAACATGGGAATTGGTCGGAGTGCTGATGAGATCTTACGGACGCTCCAAGCTGCCCAATTTGTTCGTGAACATGGTGACCGGGTCTGCCCAGCAAACTGGAAGCCAGGCCAAGATTCAATTAAGCCAAGTCTTGATCTAGTTGGTAAGCTTTAA
- the sdaAA gene encoding L-serine ammonia-lyase, iron-sulfur-dependent, subunit alpha: MYQSVKDLVRTAEIQQKALSELVIEAECHESGSNRKEVWQRMRSNLLTMRAAIKQGENELGVRSKTGLTGGEAIKLKKYRAERKTLSGDVMMAAVENAIATNEVNAAMGVICATPTAGSSGTLPGALFMLEKRLGLSEDQMIRFLFTAGGLGLIIANHAGIAGATGGCQEEVGSASAMAAAAAVEAAGGSPEQSSQALAIALSNLLGLVCDPIAGLVEIPCVKRNAIGAGNALIAADMALAGCTSMIPADECISALDKVGRSMPVDLRETGLGGLAGTPTGQAIKAKIFGKEI, from the coding sequence ATGTATCAAAGTGTTAAAGATTTAGTGCGAACTGCAGAAATTCAGCAAAAAGCATTGTCCGAACTAGTGATTGAGGCAGAATGTCATGAATCCGGTAGCAATCGAAAAGAAGTCTGGCAACGGATGCGATCAAACTTACTGACGATGCGAGCCGCAATTAAACAAGGTGAAAATGAGCTGGGAGTTCGGTCAAAAACTGGTCTAACTGGAGGCGAAGCGATTAAGCTGAAAAAATATCGCGCAGAAAGAAAGACCCTCTCTGGTGATGTTATGATGGCTGCCGTGGAAAATGCGATCGCAACTAACGAGGTTAACGCAGCAATGGGAGTCATCTGCGCAACCCCGACTGCCGGTTCATCCGGGACTCTTCCTGGCGCTCTTTTTATGTTAGAAAAACGATTAGGCCTTAGTGAAGATCAGATGATTCGCTTCTTATTTACTGCTGGTGGGTTGGGCTTAATTATTGCCAATCATGCGGGAATTGCTGGCGCGACAGGTGGCTGCCAAGAAGAAGTTGGTTCAGCATCGGCAATGGCTGCCGCGGCGGCTGTTGAAGCAGCGGGTGGTAGTCCAGAACAAAGCAGTCAAGCATTGGCAATTGCTCTTAGTAACTTGTTAGGCTTGGTATGTGACCCGATTGCCGGTTTGGTAGAAATCCCTTGCGTTAAACGAAATGCGATTGGAGCTGGAAACGCATTGATTGCAGCCGATATGGCACTCGCTGGTTGTACGAGTATGATCCCAGCCGATGAATGTATTTCTGCACTTGATAAGGTGGGCCGATCAATGCCAGTTGATTTACGGGAAACAGGTCTTGGTGGACTGGCTGGAACCCCAACTGGACAGGCGATTAAGGCGAAAATCTTCGGCAAGGAAATTTAA
- a CDS encoding serine dehydratase beta chain, whose translation MKNNYKSVFDIIGPVMIGPSSSHTAGAVKIGRVANKLFGMVPPKVTVHYYGSFAQTHRGHGTDYAIAAGLLGFSPDDSRVPSAPMIARQRGIDLRFVEEEGESPIHHPNTAILQMTGDKTRVTVAGCSIGGGIIEIRAISLDGVDILPAGPLPIVIFRDYSKQMANALAVNTDLEEKAPFTRRQVLRADDCDIYVYDIKKPMQPATIAYFEKKYPAAICL comes from the coding sequence ATGAAAAATAACTATAAAAGTGTTTTTGACATTATTGGACCAGTAATGATTGGTCCTTCTAGTTCGCATACTGCAGGGGCGGTCAAGATTGGTCGAGTCGCAAATAAGCTTTTTGGCATGGTTCCACCTAAAGTAACCGTTCACTATTATGGATCTTTTGCCCAGACGCATCGTGGCCATGGCACAGACTATGCAATTGCGGCGGGATTGCTAGGATTTTCGCCAGATGATTCGCGAGTTCCATCGGCGCCAATGATTGCTCGCCAAAGAGGAATAGATCTTCGCTTTGTTGAAGAAGAGGGTGAAAGCCCGATTCACCATCCTAACACAGCCATTCTTCAAATGACTGGTGACAAGACGAGGGTAACGGTTGCCGGTTGTTCGATTGGTGGCGGGATAATTGAAATTAGGGCTATTAGCCTTGATGGTGTTGATATTTTACCAGCGGGTCCCTTACCAATTGTTATCTTTCGCGATTATAGTAAACAGATGGCCAATGCACTGGCGGTCAATACTGATTTGGAAGAAAAAGCACCATTTACCCGGCGGCAAGTATTACGGGCAGATGATTGTGATATTTATGTTTACGATATTAAGAAACCGATGCAGCCAGCGACGATTGCTTATTTTGAAAAGAAGTACCCGGCTGCAATTTGTCTTTAG
- the rpsN gene encoding 30S ribosomal protein S14 — MAKKSKIAKLHHQEALVKKYAEKRKELKAKGDYIGLSKLPRNSSAVRLHNRDRYDGRPHAYMRKFGMSRIKFRELAHKGQIPGVRKASW; from the coding sequence ATGGCAAAAAAGTCAAAGATTGCTAAATTACATCACCAAGAAGCTTTAGTAAAGAAATACGCTGAAAAGCGCAAAGAATTAAAGGCGAAGGGCGACTACATCGGTTTATCTAAACTTCCTCGTAACTCTAGTGCGGTTCGTCTTCACAACCGTGATCGTTACGATGGCCGACCACATGCCTACATGCGTAAGTTTGGAATGTCACGGATTAAGTTCCGTGAACTAGCACACAAGGGTCAAATCCCTGGTGTTCGTAAGGCTAGTTGGTAA
- a CDS encoding metallophosphoesterase family protein, which yields MKIRKGKSSVKKRIAVFSDTHGNLTALQAMYRDSIAQHVDEYWFIGDLLMPGPSVKPIWEILQEMKPTVIVRGNWDDLVVRGARGMMDMERPSHIYFARLAQYVAEHAPDGMVDEIASWPMHVTKRVGPLNFGISHNLPWLNMGQVLFPTQASENFDKLFNVAGEPVDIAIYAHVHHDLLRYGSDERMVLNPGAVGEPFNHWQPLQRDLRAHYLILEVDDIGLAETSFRHIGYSRDQEKQIADKSDLPYRDLYKKMMVTGRAYTHDDELLTEYNNQYNYADEYRKYAKKLNG from the coding sequence ATGAAGATAAGAAAGGGGAAATCATCTGTGAAAAAGAGGATTGCAGTCTTTTCAGATACGCATGGAAATCTAACAGCGTTGCAAGCAATGTATCGCGATAGCATAGCGCAACATGTTGATGAATATTGGTTTATTGGTGATTTACTGATGCCAGGCCCAAGTGTAAAACCAATTTGGGAGATTTTGCAAGAAATGAAGCCAACAGTAATTGTACGAGGAAACTGGGATGACCTAGTTGTTCGTGGTGCTCGCGGGATGATGGATATGGAGCGTCCTTCCCACATTTACTTTGCACGGTTAGCCCAGTATGTTGCGGAACATGCCCCTGACGGAATGGTTGATGAAATTGCAAGTTGGCCGATGCACGTGACGAAACGCGTGGGCCCCCTTAACTTTGGTATCTCCCATAACCTGCCGTGGCTTAATATGGGCCAAGTCCTTTTTCCTACGCAAGCTAGTGAAAATTTTGATAAGTTGTTTAACGTCGCTGGCGAACCAGTTGATATTGCCATTTATGCCCATGTTCACCATGACCTTTTGCGGTATGGGAGTGATGAACGCATGGTTTTAAATCCCGGAGCAGTCGGCGAGCCATTCAACCACTGGCAACCTCTCCAGCGTGATTTGCGGGCCCACTATCTAATTTTGGAAGTAGACGATATTGGTTTAGCTGAAACTAGCTTCCGTCATATTGGATATAGTCGCGATCAGGAAAAACAAATTGCCGATAAGAGTGATTTGCCATACCGTGACCTTTACAAGAAGATGATGGTGACGGGACGGGCTTATACCCATGATGATGAACTTTTAACTGAATATAATAATCAATATAATTATGCTGACGAATACCGTAAATACGCGAAAAAATTAAATGGTTAA
- a CDS encoding MFS transporter, whose product MIIKMDSEVARGKFPHGWHRTFYTLWLGAFITGMGYSMTMPFISLFIAELGNFTRFQLNIYSGLAFGVTFISQAIVSPFWGSLADRKGRKLMCMRASGVMACTICAIGFAQSVWMIIGMRFLQGVFSGYINNATALMAGETPHNKSGWVMSAMTTAGVAGNLVGPLLGGFLSGLFGYRIPFFITGALMFCVFLSTWLLTVEHFTPIKKEAMKPMKEIIHNLDNPPLIFVMFLTTMIVTSSTMSIDPIISLYVRQLMGGHGNVAFVAGIVAATPGLGTLLAASKVGHTMDRIGPEKVLQIGILTAFILFIPMTITKSPWALAFWRFLLGLANAALMPATQTVLTLDVPTEAFGRIFSYNQSFQAAGAVLGSILGSFISGISSYEMVFVITGLTLLLNFILVMLVRPKKQLTE is encoded by the coding sequence ATGATAATTAAAATGGATTCGGAAGTCGCAAGAGGAAAATTTCCTCACGGTTGGCACCGAACTTTTTACACCCTCTGGCTCGGCGCGTTCATCACCGGGATGGGCTACTCGATGACGATGCCGTTTATCTCACTTTTTATTGCAGAATTAGGAAACTTTACGCGTTTTCAGCTCAACATTTACTCCGGACTAGCATTTGGGGTGACCTTCATTAGTCAAGCCATTGTTTCACCGTTCTGGGGCAGTCTAGCTGATCGCAAAGGACGAAAACTGATGTGTATGCGTGCATCGGGAGTAATGGCTTGTACAATCTGTGCAATTGGATTTGCCCAAAGTGTCTGGATGATTATTGGCATGCGGTTCCTTCAAGGAGTCTTTTCTGGCTACATTAATAACGCTACTGCTTTAATGGCTGGGGAAACACCGCATAATAAATCAGGCTGGGTAATGTCAGCGATGACTACTGCGGGGGTGGCCGGTAACCTGGTTGGTCCTTTGCTTGGTGGTTTCCTATCAGGATTGTTTGGGTACCGAATCCCATTTTTCATCACCGGAGCACTAATGTTTTGTGTCTTTCTCAGTACATGGTTATTGACGGTAGAACACTTCACCCCAATTAAAAAAGAAGCGATGAAGCCAATGAAAGAGATAATTCATAATTTGGATAATCCACCATTGATCTTCGTTATGTTCTTAACCACCATGATTGTTACTTCTTCTACCATGTCAATTGACCCAATTATCAGTTTATATGTTCGGCAATTGATGGGCGGCCATGGCAATGTTGCCTTTGTCGCCGGGATTGTCGCTGCTACTCCAGGATTAGGTACATTGCTTGCCGCTTCAAAGGTTGGTCACACGATGGACCGGATTGGACCAGAAAAAGTATTACAGATTGGAATTCTCACGGCCTTTATCCTCTTTATCCCCATGACCATTACTAAATCTCCATGGGCCTTGGCATTCTGGCGCTTCTTGCTTGGTTTGGCAAACGCGGCGTTAATGCCTGCTACCCAAACGGTCTTAACCCTTGACGTCCCAACCGAAGCATTTGGCCGGATCTTTAGTTATAATCAATCTTTCCAGGCTGCAGGTGCAGTGTTAGGATCAATTCTTGGCTCATTCATCTCGGGGATTTCTAGTTATGAAATGGTCTTTGTCATTACTGGTTTGACTCTCCTGCTTAACTTTATCTTGGTTATGTTGGTTAGACCAAAGAAGCAGCTTACAGAATAA
- the ubiE gene encoding bifunctional demethylmenaquinone methyltransferase/2-methoxy-6-polyprenyl-1,4-benzoquinol methylase UbiE, whose product MVQTNKLLNEHEVNNLFSRVAPRYDLLNNVISLGTQKIWRHEIFNQLQIKPTDNALDVCCGTGDLAIALAKRISAGRVTGLDFNKEMLEIAKEKTKMIGNLFLVQGDAMALPFDDNSFDIVTIGFGLRNVPDADKALSEIYRVLKPGGQFVSLEMSQPTNPIIRVGWKAYFTAFPLMASLAGGHYRDYQYLKQTSQQFVSAHQLARMMKAVGFKEVHYQPLNFGAAALHFGDK is encoded by the coding sequence ATGGTTCAAACAAATAAATTATTAAATGAACACGAAGTAAATAACTTATTTTCCCGGGTTGCCCCCCGCTATGACTTATTAAACAATGTGATTAGTCTAGGAACGCAGAAAATATGGCGACACGAAATCTTTAACCAGCTTCAAATTAAGCCTACCGATAACGCCTTAGATGTTTGCTGTGGAACGGGAGACCTCGCAATTGCCCTGGCTAAACGGATCTCTGCTGGACGAGTAACCGGACTTGATTTTAATAAAGAAATGTTGGAAATCGCTAAAGAAAAGACAAAGATGATTGGCAATCTTTTCTTGGTACAAGGGGATGCCATGGCGTTGCCATTTGATGACAATAGCTTTGATATCGTCACCATCGGCTTTGGCTTACGAAACGTTCCAGATGCAGATAAGGCGCTCAGCGAGATTTACCGGGTCCTCAAGCCAGGTGGGCAATTCGTTAGCTTGGAAATGTCGCAGCCGACTAATCCCATTATTAGAGTCGGCTGGAAAGCTTACTTTACGGCCTTTCCATTGATGGCTTCATTAGCTGGTGGACATTACCGCGATTATCAATATTTAAAGCAAACCAGCCAACAATTCGTCTCCGCCCATCAACTTGCACGGATGATGAAGGCAGTCGGATTTAAAGAAGTCCATTACCAACCATTGAACTTTGGCGCAGCTGCATTACATTTTGGCGATAAATAG
- a CDS encoding 5-methyltetrahydropteroyltriglutamate--homocysteine S-methyltransferase gives MTEFTKRTTSPFRFDIVGSFLRPKELKEARAKYQAGQITKAELTAIEDKAIIDLIKKEEAAGLHAVTDGEFRRSWWHLDFIWGLEGIEQSTSNTGYEFHDETTRAETAKLVGKVSGNNHPFVEHFKFTRDHVSTGTQVKQTIPSPAQAFFEFLRPENIASVNKYYPSFDAFAADLVTAYRQVIADLYAAGCRTLQLDDCTWSAYADFAQHPEHIKSAGFNIQQLEKLEETSVELNNTIISDQPHDLTINTHDCRGNYHSTWAATGGYGPVADPLFTKENVTAFYLEYDTERAGGFEPLEKVPNDKYVVLGLVTSKSGQLEDREVIINRIHEAAKFHPLDKLCLSPQCGFASTEEGNILTEKQQWAKIALIKDIAKEVWG, from the coding sequence ATGACTGAATTTACTAAGAGAACTACATCACCATTTCGCTTTGATATTGTTGGCAGTTTCTTACGCCCAAAAGAATTAAAGGAAGCTCGCGCTAAATATCAGGCGGGACAAATTACGAAAGCAGAATTAACCGCAATTGAGGATAAAGCTATCATTGACTTAATTAAGAAAGAAGAAGCAGCCGGTTTACACGCCGTTACTGATGGTGAATTCCGTCGTAGCTGGTGGCACCTCGACTTTATTTGGGGATTGGAGGGAATTGAACAGTCAACTTCTAATACAGGATATGAGTTTCACGATGAAACAACAAGAGCGGAAACGGCAAAGTTAGTCGGTAAAGTAAGCGGAAATAATCATCCCTTTGTTGAGCATTTTAAATTTACACGTGACCATGTTAGTACTGGCACGCAGGTTAAACAAACAATCCCTTCGCCTGCTCAAGCCTTCTTTGAATTTTTGCGCCCAGAAAACATTGCTAGTGTCAATAAATATTATCCTTCATTTGATGCTTTTGCGGCAGACCTTGTAACTGCTTATCGCCAAGTAATCGCCGACCTATATGCAGCTGGATGTAGGACACTACAGTTAGATGATTGCACCTGGTCAGCATATGCCGATTTTGCCCAACATCCTGAACATATCAAATCTGCTGGTTTTAATATTCAACAACTTGAGAAATTAGAAGAGACGTCTGTCGAACTAAATAATACTATTATTTCTGACCAACCTCACGATTTAACTATTAATACTCATGATTGTCGCGGCAATTACCATTCAACATGGGCCGCTACTGGCGGTTATGGTCCAGTTGCTGATCCGCTTTTTACCAAGGAAAATGTAACTGCTTTTTATTTAGAATATGACACTGAACGAGCTGGCGGATTCGAGCCACTTGAAAAAGTACCTAATGATAAGTATGTCGTATTAGGACTAGTTACATCTAAATCCGGCCAGCTTGAGGATCGTGAAGTAATAATTAATCGCATTCATGAAGCAGCTAAGTTTCACCCACTCGATAAGCTTTGTTTAAGTCCACAATGCGGTTTCGCTTCAACAGAAGAAGGCAATATCCTGACTGAAAAACAACAATGGGCAAAGATTGCACTAATTAAAGATATTGCTAAAGAAGTTTGGGGTTAA